In a genomic window of Urocitellus parryii isolate mUroPar1 chromosome 11, mUroPar1.hap1, whole genome shotgun sequence:
- the Fcer1a gene encoding high affinity immunoglobulin epsilon receptor subunit alpha — MPAAMGGCAPLCIALLLFSLAGTLTGNRKSILTLNPPWNRIFRGENVTLECKGNNFTEDSHTVWTHNGTVSEVTTSKWSIVDATYQHSGIYTCRGRNFYKSKPVYLEVISDWMLLQASAEEVLEGESLFLRCHGWRNWKIRKVIYYKDDLALKYSYENQVFSITNASLNDSGIYLCKGRLQQLPCVSEPLRITVITAYRTKYMWLQIIVPLLVATLFAVDTGLFFLTEQQFKSLLKIKETEKVNKPRKSLPKPDPEKS; from the exons ATGCCTGCTGCCATGGGAGGCTGTGCCCCACTGTGCATAGCCTTGCTGCTCTTCT CTCTGGCTGGCACGCTAACAG GCAATCGAAAATCTATTCTGACCTTGAACCCCCCATGGAATAGAATTTTTAGAGGAGAGAATGTGACTCTCGAATGTAAAGGGAATAATTTCACCGAGGACAGCCACACTGTGTGGACCCATAATGGCACCGTTTCAGAAGTGACAACTTCAAAATGGAGCATCGTGGATGCCACCTATCAACACAGTGGGATATACACATGTCGTGGCCGAAATTTTTACAAGAGTAAACCTGTGTACTTGGAAGTGATCAGTG ACTGGATGCTCCTCCAGGCCTCTGCTGAAGAGGTGTTGGAAGGGGAGTCGCTCTTCCTCAGGTGCCACGGTTGGAGAAACTGGAAGATCAGAAAGGTGATCTACTACAAGGATGACCTGGCTCTCAAGTACTCCTACGAGAACCAAGTGTTCTCCATTACAAATGCCTCACTCAACGACAGTGGCATCTATCTCTGTAAGGGCCGACTTCAGCAGCTGCCCTGTGTCTCTGAGCCCCTTCGAATTACAGTAATAACAG CATACCGAACCAAGTATATGTGGCTGCAAATTATTGTCCCCTTGTTGGTGGCGACGCTGTTTGCTGTGGACACAGGACTGTTTTTCTTGACGGAGCAGCAGTTTAAATCTCTCTTGAAGATTAAGGAAACTGAAAAAGTCAACAAACCTAGGAAGTCGCTTCCTAAGCCAGATCCTGAAAAGAGCTGA
- the LOC113196209 gene encoding olfactory receptor 10J3 translates to MPKPNSSFVTEFAFEGFSSFGWRHRLVFFVVFLTLYLLTLLGNVIIVTIIRLDRHLHTPMYFFLSMLSISETCYTVAIIPCMLSGLLNPHQTIDIQGCATQLFFYLTFGINNCFLLTAMGYDRYVAICNPLRYSVIMGKRACAQLSSGSLGIGLGMAIVQVTSVFGLPFCDGFVISHFFCDVRPLLKLACADTTLNEMVNLAVSVCVLVLPMGLVFVSYILIISTILKIASAEGRKKAFATCASHLTVVIVHYGCASVVYLKPKSQSSLGQDRLISVTYTVITPLLNPVVYSLRNKEVKDALRRAVGRKPLSP, encoded by the coding sequence ATGCCAAAGCCAAACTCCTCTTTTGTGACTGAATTTGCCTTTGAAGGCTTCTCCAGCTTTGGGTGGAGACACAGGCTTGTCTTCTTCGTTGTTTTTCTAACCTTGTACCTGCTGACTTTGTTGGGCAACGTGATTATCGTGACCATTATTCGGCTGGACCGTCACCtccacacgcccatgtacttcttcctgagCATGCTCTCCATCTCTGAGACCTGCTACACCGTGGCCATCATTCCCTGTATGCTTTCTGGCCTCCTGAATCCTCACCAGACCATCGACATCCAAGGCTGTGCCACCCAGCTCTTCTTCTATCTCACCTTTGGCATCAACAATTGCTTCCTCCTCACGGCCATGGGGTATGACCGATACGTGGCCATCTGCAACCCCCTGAGGTATTCCGTCATCATGGGTAAGAGGGCCTGTGCCCAGTTGTCATCTGGGTCACTGGGAATTGGTCTGGGCATGGCCATTGTCCAGGTGACGTCTGTGTTTGGCCTGCCCTTCTGTGATGGCTTTGTTATTTCCCACTTTTTCTGTGACGTGAGACCCCTCCTGAAGCTGGCCTGTGCAGATACCACTCTCAATGAGATGGTCAACTTGGCTGTCAGTGTCTGTGTCCTTGTCCTACCCATGGGCCTGGTCTTCGTCTCCTACATCCTCATCATCTCCACCATCCTCAAGATTGCTTCTGCAGAGGGTCGGAAGAAGGCCTTCGCCACCTGCGCCTCCCACCTCACAGTGGTCATCGTCCACTACGGCTGTGCCTCCGTCGTCTACCTCAAGCCCAAGTCCCAGAGTTCCCTGGGGCAGGACAGACTCATCTCGGTGACCTACACCGTCATCACGCCTCTGCTGAACCCCGTGGtgtacagcctgaggaacaaggaggtcAAAGATGCTTTGCGAAGAGCCGTGGGGAGAAAGCCCCTCTCTCCTTAA